A stretch of Besnoitia besnoiti strain Bb-Ger1 chromosome V, whole genome shotgun sequence DNA encodes these proteins:
- a CDS encoding hypothetical protein (encoded by transcript BESB_061390), producing the protein MTRPSRRLLPLLCFSLLSLFLAVRRIRTASSLEPPPVSSFPFAPFSSLSPASASPSPFSIPLPPLAEDVASPPVRLASAELADEGAAAAQSLSFLHLALSEQERTPPQRVPLEVTVIENRVAAGHQIIHPALGSGGRPVAGAAPESAALGDDAFSLEAPAIRDTPEQEKEANAEMEAAGMSAAAPVSPELQRALADDEEEEQGQVAAPTEKGAKKARGNLGRFKRWLKKKLVSAFTRIFNVQSVTNKAKEADAIDRYLEDATRLNEQLACVNIRDQKSRKKKMGAVCKKFKGSPKLQALCATYSAYIDTKLESLKQCGGLSLRACLQQMSIPLVQPLLVQAHGAVMHDLEAAPEKKKGRKKKQKAAAAAGLVDAEFSVSVSEEAIIYLKGIVSKNENVPGSFLAPSCVYLDQVERNENTKARKLKRASKKKQKGRPARVKELYHLVHLLELGAPLAFDSMFVSLLLQTWDVKKCPSEVRKLRRKRHQLQTKEGATVKATGGDIFQRAMLVAIMQATVPSTVNCLESDRPSRNCLLLRMSPILKTEWRKLVNHAAAGNRQEASALLDKLRQTLQSATPSPRDVEKIRKNLQEQLQQIVSIAGATGRAGRKVLNVIGKWKWLTQMITRLMVLLGRMHGNKETAQAAKKAAKKIAKKGDNSQVGTLVSDAALLEMGSSTGATMKCATGLAGYGKFVEKSFRALASAEIRRARKESRAPRGKTPAATSFVNLSGEGGVTRDAAAQRTWRSGSREQGKGGMRLVSPHSFSDETSLAFFESGDDQAVEATQPKKATQKKKFRQIFIGVVLVAIFLFIQAVLYTPSGAAIFIGVLLAVVVMLVYMLPNILAAVRKRRAGGGGEADDDDAPLFDGDASDNDSVDPDADEDDGTYL; encoded by the exons ATGACGCGCCCTTCCCGTCGcttgcttcctctcctctgtttctcgcttctctccctctttctcgcgGTGCGGCGCATCCGCACAGCCAGCTCTCTCGAGCCTCCTCCTGTGTCTTCGTTCCCTTTCGccccgttttcttcgctctcccctgcctctgcgtcgccgtctcccttctccattcctctgcctcctctcgctgaggatgtcgcctctccgccagTGCGCCTTGCTTCGGCGGAACTTGCcgacgagggcgctgcggcagcgcagtCGTTGAGCTTCTTGcacctcgccctctccgAGCAGGAACGAACGCCGCCTCAGCGGGTTCCCCTGGAGGTCACTGTGATCGAAAACAGAGTCGCGGCAGGCCACCAGATCATTCATCCAGCTCTGGGATCTGGCGGGAGGCCAgtggctggcgccgcgccggagtcTGCGGCCCTCGGGGACGACGCCTTTTCCCTCGAGGCCCCGGCGATCCGTGACACCCCTGAGCAGGAGAAAGAGGCTAATGCCGAGATGGAAGCTGCAGGCatgagcgcggccgcgcctgtgAGTCCGGAGCTCCAGCGTGcgctcgcggacgacgaggaagaagagcaggggcaggtcgccgcgccgacggagaagggggcgaagaaggcgcgcgggaaCCTCGGGAGATTTAAAAGATGGCTCAAGAAAAAACTCGTCTCG GCTTTCACACGCATTTTCAATGTCCAGTCCGTCACCAATAAAGCAAAAGAAGCCGATGCAATCGACCGCTACCTTGAGGACGCCACACGCCTCAACG AGCAGCTAGCGTGCGTGAATATTCGCGACCAGAAGAGTAGAAAAAAGAAAATGGGCGCTGTCTGCAAGAAGTTCAAGGGTAGCCcgaagctgcaggcgctgtgCGCCACGTACTCGGCCTACATCGACACCAAACTTGAGTCTCTGAAGCAATGCGGCGGGCTCAGTTTGCGAG CTTGCCTGCAACAGATGAGCATTCCCCTGGTCCAGCCTCTGCTTGTGCAGGCGCACGGCGCGGTGATGCATGACTTAG AGGCCGCaccggagaagaagaagggccgtaagaagaagcagaaggcggccgctgccgcgggtcTCGTGGACGCCGAGTTCTCAGTTAGCGTGTCCGAGGAGGCCATCATCTACCTGAAGGGAATCGTCTCGAAGAACGAGAACGTCCCCGGCAGCTTCCTAGCGCCGTCCTGCGTCTACCTCGATCAAGTCGAGCGGAACGAGAATACCAAGGCGCGCAAGCTGAAACGCGCCTcgaagaaaaagcagaagGGACGACCCGCGCGGGTGAAGGAG CTCTACCACCTCGTCCACCTGCTggagctcggcgcgccgctggcctTCGACAGCATGTTTGTTTCGCTTTTACTTCAGACGTGGGACGTGAAGAAGTGCCCGAGCGAAGTGCGCAAGCTGCGGCGCAAACGCCACCAGCTGCAGACTAAGGAAGGGGCGACTGTCAAAGCGACTGGAGGCGACATCTTCCAGCGCGCGATGCTGGTGGCGATCATGCAGGCGACTGTCCCGTCGACGGTGAACTGCCTCGAATCCGACCGCCCCTCGCGCAACTGCCTGCTCCTGCGCATGTCGCCGATTCTGAAGACAGAATGGAGGAAACTCGTGAaccacgcggcggcagggaaccgacaggaggcgagcgcgctgcTCGACAAACTCcggcagacgctgcagagcgcgactccctcgccgcgcgatgTGGAAAAAATCCGCAAAAACCTCCAAGAACAACTCCAGCAAATCGTCTCGATAG CGGGCGCTAcggggcgcgcaggccgtAAAGTCCTGAACGTGATTGGAAAGTGGAAGTGGCTCACGCAGATGATCACGCGTCTGATGGTGTTGTTGGGTCGGATGCACGGCAACAAGgagacggcgcaggccgcgaagaaggcggcaaAGAAGATCGCCAAAAAGGGCGACAATTCACAAGTTGGGACACTCGTCTCAGACGCAGCGCTCTTGGAAATGGGATCGAGTACTGGAGCCACCATGAAGTGCGCGACAGGCTTGGCTGGATACGGCAAGTTCGTTGAGAAGTCGTTTAGGGCGCTCGCGAGTGCCGAGATCCGGCGTGCGAGGAAGGAGTCGAGGGCACCGCGCGGAAaaacgcccgcggcgacctcCTTCGTGAACCTgagcggagagggcggcgtcACGCGTGATGCTGCAGCGCAAAGAACCTGGCGAagcggaagccgcgagcAGGGGAAAGGTGGCATGAGACTCGTCTCTCCGCACTCGTTCAGCGACGAAACAAGTCTAGCCTTCTTCGAATCCGGTGACGACCAAGCAgtcgaggcgacgcagccgaagaaagcgacgcagaaaaaaaagttTCGCCAGATTTTCATCGGTGTGGTCCTTGTCGCGATTTTCCTCTTCATTCAAGCAGTTCTGTACACGCCTAGTGGCGCAGCGATTTTCATTGGAGTcctgctcgccgtcgttgTGATGCTTGTGTACATGCTCCCGAATATCTTGGCCGCGGTCCGAAAGCGGCGGGCGGGTggtggcggcgaggccgacgacgATGATGCTCCGCTCTTTGACGGAGATGCCTCAGATAACGATTCTGTAGATCCAGATGCTGATGAAGATGATGGAACGTACCTGTAG
- a CDS encoding hypothetical protein (encoded by transcript BESB_061400), translating to MGEPEEPESTVVSEAGVSSPPPPPPDPLQLSDDLPVAALTLDEAKIRRRREKMRNFRKYLVDTHVVDALAKLLIGIFEAGERPERPQDFFVDYFGEYRDPVLDEIDELSKRKEELISFNRELSDEQEELSAQIVLVTQERLHQKLWKAISRDAESVTSLQVYQRLCEKKKPKGALKGHTFNKAQFLRFLAGGMTEEWRSGVLAALYPQGDKNGFLASAPFKADPENSLVNAFVEANNAYDRKTTEVS from the exons ATGGGAGAGCCTGAGGAACCGGAGTCTACCGTGGTATCCGAGGCGGGTGTTtcatcgccgcctcctccaccgCCTGATCCTCTTCAACTGTCAGACGATTTGCCAGTAGCAGCGCTGACGCTTGATGAAGCAAAAAttcgaagacgcagagagaaaatgCGCAACTTCAGAAAGTATCTTGTAGATACACATGTCGTCGACGCGCTTGCCAAAC TTCTGATTGGCATCTTTGAAGCCGGGGAGAGGCCTGAGAGGCCTCAGGATTTTTTCGTTGACTATTTCGGGGAATACCG AGACCCTGTTTTGGATGAAATTGACGAGCTATCCAAGCGCAAAGAGGAGCTTATTTCCTTCAACAGAGAACTGAGTGACGAGCAAGAAGAGCTCA GCGCGCAAATCGTTCTTGTGACGCAGGAACGCCTCCACCAAAAACTGTGGAAGGCGATATCTCGAGACGCA GAATCCGTGACTAGCCTCCAGGTGTACCAGCGGCTGTGTGAGAAGAAGAAACCGAAGGGGGCCCTCAAGGGTCACACGTTCAATAAAGCGCAgtttctgcgtttcctcgcgggcggcaTGACAGAG GAATGGCGAAGCGGGGTGTTGGCTGCACTCTATCCTCAAGGAGATAAGAACGGATTTCTGGCGTCTGCCCCGTTCAAAGCAGACCCCGAAAACAGCCTCGTGAACGCA TTTGTGGAAGCCAACAACGCGTACGACCGAAAAACTACTGAGGTCTCCTGA